Proteins from one Bactrocera neohumeralis isolate Rockhampton chromosome 3, APGP_CSIRO_Bneo_wtdbg2-racon-allhic-juicebox.fasta_v2, whole genome shotgun sequence genomic window:
- the LOC126752461 gene encoding apoptosis-resistant E3 ubiquitin protein ligase 1 isoform X2, whose product MSKRLMKLLVALVLTLMFTVSLLKLVLLLWSTYPTWLYAEPNTVDEWLEQQQLSQYKQLFRDKGISSLSSCGDPERLPELPPGDEQRLQRAALHLQQKLILREWLRDHRLQHHYQRLLAVEVASLEDVYWLEDSRATKILGKDWQLWSQARQNLPTSKAQLDALKAQLWSTVVKSSQHQDAWTWGGMLVVSVSVAGLVTLAAMTQPSLAPEARHSLLQYVTGKYLLPANCKVQWDWKDPAAVGGTMCFVVRFFQRNGQPYPICDTDQFFVEVTEGTRKVVTISELGSSTDPNNANIAKVKFTVRTAGQYKISVLIGSSHISGSPFTKTFVPGPIDARRSRFIRPASTVICCAGTPTMLHIEPRDEFGNACNFDENDDPVKGYRVEIFDLNGEPIEKLHHAIAFNYDRVNTRVAVTALFPEPICLRAVISYLEQKLPNGDFDIIVLSGSDTTLVHKNIASRKHNICYEAKLLSIYGTPKSKPRKVLCYVGPKQVTIKEMILKFIPKRIATFRLCPSTKFHFLPTMATQPHGPVFIIDDGAQPKIELASRDRNIIAATFTHFLLKNIGGSETFKDKQDFFYHEVRKFHASYYHEKLALRVNREKILESSMKATKGFSVSDWCGNFEVTFQGEQGIDWGGLRREWFELVCSALFDPRGGLFCTFHDKHQALVHPNPNRPSHLKLKHFEFAGKIVGKCLYESALGGTYRQLVRARFTRSFLAQLIGLRVHYKYFEQDDPDLYLSKIKYILDTDLDATDSLELYFVEEVYDTSGQLSKTVELTPNGSKVRVSNATKNQYLDALAQQRLCSSVKEEVDAFLKGLNGIIPDNLLSIFDENELELLMCGTGEYSIADFKAHHIINGNSAEFRRVLAWFWAAVSNFSQTEMARLLQFTTGCSQLPPGGFQELNPQFQITAAPTFGNLPTAHTCFNQLCLPDYESYEQFEKALLLAISEGSEGFGMV is encoded by the exons gcatctCCTCCTTGTCCAGTTGTGGCGATCCGGAACGTCTCCCCGAATTGCCACCTGGCGATGAACAACGCTTACAACGCGCTGCACtacatttacaacaaaaactcatTTTACGCGAATGGTTACGTGACCATCGCTTACAACACCACTATCAGCGCCTACTAGCCGTCGAAGTAGCATCACTCGAAGATGTCTACTGGTTGGAGGATTCACGTGCTACAAAAATACTCGGTAAAGATTGGCAATTATGGTCGCAAGCACGCCAGAATCTGCCCACATCCAAGGCACAATTGGATGCACTTAAGGCACAACTTTGGTCGACCGTGGTGAAATCCAGTCAACATCAAGATGCCTGGACATGGGGTGGCATGTTAGTGGTATCCGTATCGGTGGCCGGACTTGTCACGTTGGCCGCCATGACACAACCATCACTGGCGCCGGAAGCACGTCATTCACTTCTACAATATGTgactggaaaatatttattacctgCCAATTGCAAAGTGCAATGGGACTGGAAGGATCCAGCGGCAGTAGGTGGCACTATGTGCTTTGTTGTACGTTTTTTCCAACGTAACGGACAGCCTTATCCCATCTGTGATACAGATCAATTTTTTGTCGAAGTCACCGAAGGTACACGTAAGGTTGTAACTATTAGCGAGCTGGGCTCATCAACAGATCCGAATAATGCGAATATCGCCAAAGTGAAATTCACGGTACGCACAGCGGGACAATATAAAATCTCAGTGCTCATCGGCTCCAGTCACATTTCCGGTTCACCTTTCACCAAAACATTTGTACCCGGACCAATTGATGCGCGTCGCTCGCGCTTCATACGTCCGGCTAGCACGGTAATATGTTGTGCCGGTACGCCGACAATGTTGCACATTGAACCGCGCGATGAATTCGGAAATGCTTGTAATTTCGATGAAAACGATGATCCGGTAAAG GGCTATCGTGTCGAGATTTTCGATTTGAATGGCGAACCCATTGAAAAACTACATCACGCCATCGCCTTCAACTATGACCGCGTGAATACGCGTGTTGCCGTGACGGCGCTGTTCCCGGAGCCAATATGTCTGCGTGCCGTTATAAGCTACCTTGAACAGAAGCTGCCAAACGGTGATTTTGACATCATCGTTCTGAGTG GCAGTGACACCACGTTAGTGCATAAAAATATCGCATCACGTAAACATAATATTTGCTATGAAGCCAAATTATTAAGCATCTACGGCACACCGAAGAGTAAGCCACGTAAAGTTCTCTGCTATGTGGGGCCCAAACAA GTGACCATCAAAGAGATGATACTCAAATTTATACCCAAACGCATTGCGACATTCCGTCTGTGTCCGTCAACTAAGTTCCATTTTTTGCCCACAATGGCCACACAGCCACATGGACCGGTGTTTATAATTGATGATGGCGCCCAGCCGAAAATCGAATTAGCATCACGTGATCGCAATATTATTGCGGCaacttttacacattttttgttgAAGAATATTGGTGGTTCGGAAACGTTCAAGgataaacaggactttttctACCATGAAGTGCGAAAATTTCATGCGAGCTATTATCATGAAAAGCTTGCATTGAGGGTGAATCGTGAAAAGATATTAGAGAGCAGCATGAAAGCCACTAAAGGTTTCTCCGTATCAGACTGGTGTGGTAACTTTGAGGTTACATTTCAGGGAGAACAAG GCATCGATTGGGGTGGCTTACGCCGTGAATGGTTCGAATTGGTTTGCAGCGCACTGTTCGATCCACGCGGCGGTCTCTTCTGCACATTTCATGACAAGCATCAAGCGCTGGTACATCCAAATCCAAATCGACCATCACATCTCAAGCTGAAACATTTCGAATTTGCCGGCAAGATTGTGGGTAAATGTTTGTATGAAAGTGCATTGGGCGGCACTTATCGGCAGCTGGTGCGAGCACGTTTTACCAGATCATTTCTGGCGCAACTCATCGGTTTGCGCGTGCACTATAAG TACTTCGAACAAGACGATCCCGATTTGTATCTatccaaaatcaaatatattttagatacAGATTTAGATGCAACCGACTCATTAGAATTGTATTTTGTCGAAGAAGTTTACGATACCAGTGGGCAATTGAGCAAAACTGTTGAGCTAACGCCGAATGGCTCGAAGGTGCGCGTCTCGAATGCGACTAAAAATCAATATCTCGATGCTTTGGCGCAACAACGGCTTTGTAGTAGCGTTAAAGAAGAGGTTGATGCATTTCTAAAGGGCCTAAATGGTATTATACCGGATAATTTGCTGAGCATTTTCGATGAGAACGAATTAGAG cTTTTGATGTGCGGCACCGGCGAATATTCGATAGCCGACTTCAAGGCTCATCATATCATAAATGGGAATTCCGCTGAGTTCCGACGTGTCCTGGCTTGGTTTTGGGCGGCTGTTAGTAATTTTAGTCAAACTGAAATGGCACGTTTGCTGCAATTCACTACAGGTTGTTCACAATTGCCACCAGGCGGTTTTCAGGAATTGAATCCACAATTTCAAATAACTGCAGCACCGACGTTCGGTAATCTACCGACAGCGCACACGTG CTTCAATCAGCTCTGCCTGCCCGACTACGAGAGTTACGAACAATTTGAGAAGGCACTTCTACTGGCTATAAGTGAGGGCAGTGAAGGTTTTGGCATGGTTTAA
- the LOC126752461 gene encoding apoptosis-resistant E3 ubiquitin protein ligase 1 isoform X3, translating into MWSPESEINSIAMATTMRHSQSSSSGISSLSSCGDPERLPELPPGDEQRLQRAALHLQQKLILREWLRDHRLQHHYQRLLAVEVASLEDVYWLEDSRATKILGKDWQLWSQARQNLPTSKAQLDALKAQLWSTVVKSSQHQDAWTWGGMLVVSVSVAGLVTLAAMTQPSLAPEARHSLLQYVTGKYLLPANCKVQWDWKDPAAVGGTMCFVVRFFQRNGQPYPICDTDQFFVEVTEGTRKVVTISELGSSTDPNNANIAKVKFTVRTAGQYKISVLIGSSHISGSPFTKTFVPGPIDARRSRFIRPASTVICCAGTPTMLHIEPRDEFGNACNFDENDDPVKGYRVEIFDLNGEPIEKLHHAIAFNYDRVNTRVAVTALFPEPICLRAVISYLEQKLPNGDFDIIVLSGSDTTLVHKNIASRKHNICYEAKLLSIYGTPKSKPRKVLCYVGPKQNSLIFQVTIKEMILKFIPKRIATFRLCPSTKFHFLPTMATQPHGPVFIIDDGAQPKIELASRDRNIIAATFTHFLLKNIGGSETFKDKQDFFYHEVRKFHASYYHEKLALRVNREKILESSMKATKGFSVSDWCGNFEVTFQGEQGIDWGGLRREWFELVCSALFDPRGGLFCTFHDKHQALVHPNPNRPSHLKLKHFEFAGKIVGKCLYESALGGTYRQLVRARFTRSFLAQLIGLRVHYKYFEQDDPDLYLSKIKYILDTDLDATDSLELYFVEEVYDTSGQLSKTVELTPNGSKVRVSNATKNQYLDALAQQRLCSSVKEEVDAFLKGLNGIIPDNLLSIFDENELELLMCGTGEYSIADFKAHHIINGNSAEFRRVLAWFWAAVSNFSQTEMARLLQFTTGCSQLPPGGFQELNPQFQITAAPTFGNLPTAHTCFNQLCLPDYESYEQFEKALLLAISEGSEGFGMV; encoded by the exons gcatctCCTCCTTGTCCAGTTGTGGCGATCCGGAACGTCTCCCCGAATTGCCACCTGGCGATGAACAACGCTTACAACGCGCTGCACtacatttacaacaaaaactcatTTTACGCGAATGGTTACGTGACCATCGCTTACAACACCACTATCAGCGCCTACTAGCCGTCGAAGTAGCATCACTCGAAGATGTCTACTGGTTGGAGGATTCACGTGCTACAAAAATACTCGGTAAAGATTGGCAATTATGGTCGCAAGCACGCCAGAATCTGCCCACATCCAAGGCACAATTGGATGCACTTAAGGCACAACTTTGGTCGACCGTGGTGAAATCCAGTCAACATCAAGATGCCTGGACATGGGGTGGCATGTTAGTGGTATCCGTATCGGTGGCCGGACTTGTCACGTTGGCCGCCATGACACAACCATCACTGGCGCCGGAAGCACGTCATTCACTTCTACAATATGTgactggaaaatatttattacctgCCAATTGCAAAGTGCAATGGGACTGGAAGGATCCAGCGGCAGTAGGTGGCACTATGTGCTTTGTTGTACGTTTTTTCCAACGTAACGGACAGCCTTATCCCATCTGTGATACAGATCAATTTTTTGTCGAAGTCACCGAAGGTACACGTAAGGTTGTAACTATTAGCGAGCTGGGCTCATCAACAGATCCGAATAATGCGAATATCGCCAAAGTGAAATTCACGGTACGCACAGCGGGACAATATAAAATCTCAGTGCTCATCGGCTCCAGTCACATTTCCGGTTCACCTTTCACCAAAACATTTGTACCCGGACCAATTGATGCGCGTCGCTCGCGCTTCATACGTCCGGCTAGCACGGTAATATGTTGTGCCGGTACGCCGACAATGTTGCACATTGAACCGCGCGATGAATTCGGAAATGCTTGTAATTTCGATGAAAACGATGATCCGGTAAAG GGCTATCGTGTCGAGATTTTCGATTTGAATGGCGAACCCATTGAAAAACTACATCACGCCATCGCCTTCAACTATGACCGCGTGAATACGCGTGTTGCCGTGACGGCGCTGTTCCCGGAGCCAATATGTCTGCGTGCCGTTATAAGCTACCTTGAACAGAAGCTGCCAAACGGTGATTTTGACATCATCGTTCTGAGTG GCAGTGACACCACGTTAGTGCATAAAAATATCGCATCACGTAAACATAATATTTGCTATGAAGCCAAATTATTAAGCATCTACGGCACACCGAAGAGTAAGCCACGTAAAGTTCTCTGCTATGTGGGGCCCAAACAA AATTCACTTATTTTTCAGGTGACCATCAAAGAGATGATACTCAAATTTATACCCAAACGCATTGCGACATTCCGTCTGTGTCCGTCAACTAAGTTCCATTTTTTGCCCACAATGGCCACACAGCCACATGGACCGGTGTTTATAATTGATGATGGCGCCCAGCCGAAAATCGAATTAGCATCACGTGATCGCAATATTATTGCGGCaacttttacacattttttgttgAAGAATATTGGTGGTTCGGAAACGTTCAAGgataaacaggactttttctACCATGAAGTGCGAAAATTTCATGCGAGCTATTATCATGAAAAGCTTGCATTGAGGGTGAATCGTGAAAAGATATTAGAGAGCAGCATGAAAGCCACTAAAGGTTTCTCCGTATCAGACTGGTGTGGTAACTTTGAGGTTACATTTCAGGGAGAACAAG GCATCGATTGGGGTGGCTTACGCCGTGAATGGTTCGAATTGGTTTGCAGCGCACTGTTCGATCCACGCGGCGGTCTCTTCTGCACATTTCATGACAAGCATCAAGCGCTGGTACATCCAAATCCAAATCGACCATCACATCTCAAGCTGAAACATTTCGAATTTGCCGGCAAGATTGTGGGTAAATGTTTGTATGAAAGTGCATTGGGCGGCACTTATCGGCAGCTGGTGCGAGCACGTTTTACCAGATCATTTCTGGCGCAACTCATCGGTTTGCGCGTGCACTATAAG TACTTCGAACAAGACGATCCCGATTTGTATCTatccaaaatcaaatatattttagatacAGATTTAGATGCAACCGACTCATTAGAATTGTATTTTGTCGAAGAAGTTTACGATACCAGTGGGCAATTGAGCAAAACTGTTGAGCTAACGCCGAATGGCTCGAAGGTGCGCGTCTCGAATGCGACTAAAAATCAATATCTCGATGCTTTGGCGCAACAACGGCTTTGTAGTAGCGTTAAAGAAGAGGTTGATGCATTTCTAAAGGGCCTAAATGGTATTATACCGGATAATTTGCTGAGCATTTTCGATGAGAACGAATTAGAG cTTTTGATGTGCGGCACCGGCGAATATTCGATAGCCGACTTCAAGGCTCATCATATCATAAATGGGAATTCCGCTGAGTTCCGACGTGTCCTGGCTTGGTTTTGGGCGGCTGTTAGTAATTTTAGTCAAACTGAAATGGCACGTTTGCTGCAATTCACTACAGGTTGTTCACAATTGCCACCAGGCGGTTTTCAGGAATTGAATCCACAATTTCAAATAACTGCAGCACCGACGTTCGGTAATCTACCGACAGCGCACACGTG CTTCAATCAGCTCTGCCTGCCCGACTACGAGAGTTACGAACAATTTGAGAAGGCACTTCTACTGGCTATAAGTGAGGGCAGTGAAGGTTTTGGCATGGTTTAA
- the LOC126752461 gene encoding apoptosis-resistant E3 ubiquitin protein ligase 1 isoform X1: protein MSKRLMKLLVALVLTLMFTVSLLKLVLLLWSTYPTWLYAEPNTVDEWLEQQQLSQYKQLFRDKGISSLSSCGDPERLPELPPGDEQRLQRAALHLQQKLILREWLRDHRLQHHYQRLLAVEVASLEDVYWLEDSRATKILGKDWQLWSQARQNLPTSKAQLDALKAQLWSTVVKSSQHQDAWTWGGMLVVSVSVAGLVTLAAMTQPSLAPEARHSLLQYVTGKYLLPANCKVQWDWKDPAAVGGTMCFVVRFFQRNGQPYPICDTDQFFVEVTEGTRKVVTISELGSSTDPNNANIAKVKFTVRTAGQYKISVLIGSSHISGSPFTKTFVPGPIDARRSRFIRPASTVICCAGTPTMLHIEPRDEFGNACNFDENDDPVKGYRVEIFDLNGEPIEKLHHAIAFNYDRVNTRVAVTALFPEPICLRAVISYLEQKLPNGDFDIIVLSGSDTTLVHKNIASRKHNICYEAKLLSIYGTPKSKPRKVLCYVGPKQNSLIFQVTIKEMILKFIPKRIATFRLCPSTKFHFLPTMATQPHGPVFIIDDGAQPKIELASRDRNIIAATFTHFLLKNIGGSETFKDKQDFFYHEVRKFHASYYHEKLALRVNREKILESSMKATKGFSVSDWCGNFEVTFQGEQGIDWGGLRREWFELVCSALFDPRGGLFCTFHDKHQALVHPNPNRPSHLKLKHFEFAGKIVGKCLYESALGGTYRQLVRARFTRSFLAQLIGLRVHYKYFEQDDPDLYLSKIKYILDTDLDATDSLELYFVEEVYDTSGQLSKTVELTPNGSKVRVSNATKNQYLDALAQQRLCSSVKEEVDAFLKGLNGIIPDNLLSIFDENELELLMCGTGEYSIADFKAHHIINGNSAEFRRVLAWFWAAVSNFSQTEMARLLQFTTGCSQLPPGGFQELNPQFQITAAPTFGNLPTAHTCFNQLCLPDYESYEQFEKALLLAISEGSEGFGMV from the exons gcatctCCTCCTTGTCCAGTTGTGGCGATCCGGAACGTCTCCCCGAATTGCCACCTGGCGATGAACAACGCTTACAACGCGCTGCACtacatttacaacaaaaactcatTTTACGCGAATGGTTACGTGACCATCGCTTACAACACCACTATCAGCGCCTACTAGCCGTCGAAGTAGCATCACTCGAAGATGTCTACTGGTTGGAGGATTCACGTGCTACAAAAATACTCGGTAAAGATTGGCAATTATGGTCGCAAGCACGCCAGAATCTGCCCACATCCAAGGCACAATTGGATGCACTTAAGGCACAACTTTGGTCGACCGTGGTGAAATCCAGTCAACATCAAGATGCCTGGACATGGGGTGGCATGTTAGTGGTATCCGTATCGGTGGCCGGACTTGTCACGTTGGCCGCCATGACACAACCATCACTGGCGCCGGAAGCACGTCATTCACTTCTACAATATGTgactggaaaatatttattacctgCCAATTGCAAAGTGCAATGGGACTGGAAGGATCCAGCGGCAGTAGGTGGCACTATGTGCTTTGTTGTACGTTTTTTCCAACGTAACGGACAGCCTTATCCCATCTGTGATACAGATCAATTTTTTGTCGAAGTCACCGAAGGTACACGTAAGGTTGTAACTATTAGCGAGCTGGGCTCATCAACAGATCCGAATAATGCGAATATCGCCAAAGTGAAATTCACGGTACGCACAGCGGGACAATATAAAATCTCAGTGCTCATCGGCTCCAGTCACATTTCCGGTTCACCTTTCACCAAAACATTTGTACCCGGACCAATTGATGCGCGTCGCTCGCGCTTCATACGTCCGGCTAGCACGGTAATATGTTGTGCCGGTACGCCGACAATGTTGCACATTGAACCGCGCGATGAATTCGGAAATGCTTGTAATTTCGATGAAAACGATGATCCGGTAAAG GGCTATCGTGTCGAGATTTTCGATTTGAATGGCGAACCCATTGAAAAACTACATCACGCCATCGCCTTCAACTATGACCGCGTGAATACGCGTGTTGCCGTGACGGCGCTGTTCCCGGAGCCAATATGTCTGCGTGCCGTTATAAGCTACCTTGAACAGAAGCTGCCAAACGGTGATTTTGACATCATCGTTCTGAGTG GCAGTGACACCACGTTAGTGCATAAAAATATCGCATCACGTAAACATAATATTTGCTATGAAGCCAAATTATTAAGCATCTACGGCACACCGAAGAGTAAGCCACGTAAAGTTCTCTGCTATGTGGGGCCCAAACAA AATTCACTTATTTTTCAGGTGACCATCAAAGAGATGATACTCAAATTTATACCCAAACGCATTGCGACATTCCGTCTGTGTCCGTCAACTAAGTTCCATTTTTTGCCCACAATGGCCACACAGCCACATGGACCGGTGTTTATAATTGATGATGGCGCCCAGCCGAAAATCGAATTAGCATCACGTGATCGCAATATTATTGCGGCaacttttacacattttttgttgAAGAATATTGGTGGTTCGGAAACGTTCAAGgataaacaggactttttctACCATGAAGTGCGAAAATTTCATGCGAGCTATTATCATGAAAAGCTTGCATTGAGGGTGAATCGTGAAAAGATATTAGAGAGCAGCATGAAAGCCACTAAAGGTTTCTCCGTATCAGACTGGTGTGGTAACTTTGAGGTTACATTTCAGGGAGAACAAG GCATCGATTGGGGTGGCTTACGCCGTGAATGGTTCGAATTGGTTTGCAGCGCACTGTTCGATCCACGCGGCGGTCTCTTCTGCACATTTCATGACAAGCATCAAGCGCTGGTACATCCAAATCCAAATCGACCATCACATCTCAAGCTGAAACATTTCGAATTTGCCGGCAAGATTGTGGGTAAATGTTTGTATGAAAGTGCATTGGGCGGCACTTATCGGCAGCTGGTGCGAGCACGTTTTACCAGATCATTTCTGGCGCAACTCATCGGTTTGCGCGTGCACTATAAG TACTTCGAACAAGACGATCCCGATTTGTATCTatccaaaatcaaatatattttagatacAGATTTAGATGCAACCGACTCATTAGAATTGTATTTTGTCGAAGAAGTTTACGATACCAGTGGGCAATTGAGCAAAACTGTTGAGCTAACGCCGAATGGCTCGAAGGTGCGCGTCTCGAATGCGACTAAAAATCAATATCTCGATGCTTTGGCGCAACAACGGCTTTGTAGTAGCGTTAAAGAAGAGGTTGATGCATTTCTAAAGGGCCTAAATGGTATTATACCGGATAATTTGCTGAGCATTTTCGATGAGAACGAATTAGAG cTTTTGATGTGCGGCACCGGCGAATATTCGATAGCCGACTTCAAGGCTCATCATATCATAAATGGGAATTCCGCTGAGTTCCGACGTGTCCTGGCTTGGTTTTGGGCGGCTGTTAGTAATTTTAGTCAAACTGAAATGGCACGTTTGCTGCAATTCACTACAGGTTGTTCACAATTGCCACCAGGCGGTTTTCAGGAATTGAATCCACAATTTCAAATAACTGCAGCACCGACGTTCGGTAATCTACCGACAGCGCACACGTG CTTCAATCAGCTCTGCCTGCCCGACTACGAGAGTTACGAACAATTTGAGAAGGCACTTCTACTGGCTATAAGTGAGGGCAGTGAAGGTTTTGGCATGGTTTAA